The DNA window tcaattataTTGTGGGTCCAATTGCATCATATAGACAAATGGCAACATTCAATTTTGTCAATGCAACAGCCAGCATACGGTGACCTCAAGAAACACTAAGCTTTAAGGTTCCCTCCTATTCCTGAAGCAAAACTTGTTCTCGATACAGTGGATCAAAACTGATCTGCATCTAGCATCGTTGTGCTGATTCTCTAGGAACAAGGATACCGCTCAGTTTTCATCAAGGGTTTTGGAACTTTAGTGCAAATCTGAAATACATTAAGGCAACATTTATAAACATATCAAAAATAGGCATCCACGACCACTTTCGttacaaaaaaggtacaaaagttCTGTCTTCAATGAGCGTGAGCGACATGTTCTTCAGTTCCTCGGATGAGTTGACGGCCTTGTACCCCAGCTGGTGGAGGACCTGCTGACAGACGTTCTGAGTGTAGTCGACAATTTCAAACGACAGTTTCAACCTCCAGCTCTCGGCATTAGCCGCTGAGTCCCTCACGGTGCCATACTTGTGCTTGGCGGACAGCTCCTTACTCCCCCGAGTGTTTCTCTTTATCCATTTGACCACATTCTGGTCCAGTGACATCCCCAGGAACTCGAAAATATCCTTGGTCTTTTGGAGAGGGTTCCTGGCCACATCCTCGTATCTCACCAACATGTACTTCCCCTTCAGCCAGTGAGGCCTGCTCAGGCCTGTGGAGACGGAGTTGAGGAAGTCCTCACACACCACCTTCAGCTGGGACAGGTCCAGGTTGTACGGCTTCCTGCCGGTGGCCCTCCAGATCCTCCACAGCCGGAAGGCATCCCGGAAGGTCTCCATCCTGGAGGACAGGATCCCGCGAGGGTCGCGAACCAGCTGGATGATCTTCAGGTTGAGCCGGGGGTCCTCCACCAGGACCCGGAGGTCGCCGATCTCCGGGACCCGCACCGTCTTGAGGGCGATGTAGCGGCGCTCCCGGCAGGAGTCGACGGCCAGGGTCATGTTGAGCGAAGCACATTTCTTGACGCAGTCGCCCTCCTCGATGTTGACCTCGGCGGGTCCGAAGGCGTCGCACACCGGGGGCGAGCATAGCGCCTTGCTGGCCCCCCGACGGAACAGCTTGTCCGTGGTGTGATTCACCGGCTGTGGCTTGATGTAGCTCTCCAAGAAGTAGAGGTCGCAGTCACACAGGCTCCTCAGGAGGTCCCGACTGGCCCCCAGCATCACCCTCCGCTCGGCGACGTTCCTGCTGTGCGAGAGCCGGGGGACGAGGGTGGTCTGCACGTGGTAGAGCGGCTCAAATAAGTAGAAAACATCCGAGTGCTGGTTGAACAGCTGCCCCACAAAAGAGGAGCCGCTACGCGTGGTGGCCAGAATGAGAATGTGGGTCTTCCTAGAGGCGTTGTACGGAAAGGAGGGGCCCTCGTCACAGGTCCGGTCGAAGGGCTCTGTGTCGGCCCCCACGCTGCAGTTCATGGGGCTGGGGACGGGGCAAAGCTGAAAGGGCTTGCCTGTCAGTGTTCTGATTGCTGTGTACTGGATTGCTATGGATGCCAAGGCTAGCAGAATCACAGCCTTCCAGGAACAATTCATGGTTGGACAACTTCATTTAGACACTTGCTGTCAGTTTTGATCATTATCTGCGAATCAGAGAGGAAAAGTTGCATCGCATTTCTGTAAGTGAACGTggaaacacagcactgagcatATATGCTGTATAGTAAAATTAGTCAGGGAAATAAACTCTGATTAGAAAACCTACATTTTAGCAAACATAAAATGCAAACCATTTCATATCCAATCAACATAATACTACATTAACTTCAGAAGCACTATTCAGAAGTATTctgaaatatataattttaaacCAGTTGAATCATTAAGttacaattatttaaatgtCATATGTACTTTACCACAACGTGGACTGACAGTAGATGGATACGTCTTGGTTTATGTATCATAGTAGCGTAAATTCATGACTTGGTTTTTTTATATTAGACTGTAGTATTCTATATTCGTGACAGATGCATGATTGTAATCTAGCTTCCCTAATACGATACAAAACAAAGGGTTCTCTCAGGCATTAGCTGCTACCAACCCCCCGACAAAGGATGTCAAGCATCTTACTGTAGCCTTTGACAGCGTTAATAATTTCATGTGTATGCATTGTATCTAATTGAAGGGCCAACGTTTTcagcaattatttttattcctaAATGTACTCAGTAACAGTAAAATTGAACGAATTTGATCGCAGGGGGTTTAGACGTCTTTGGTACAGGctattgacatttttaaaaattggttACTCAGTGTTACGTAGGCTAGGCTACTAGTTTAATTTAACTTGTTGTTAATTTATAGCTTGTAAATGCTGATACCAATATAGGCTAATATTCAACCAAAATGTATAGTGCCTAATGGCAGAGTTCAGTGAGAACTTAAATGGAATGATTAATCTTGCATTCAAAACATTTTCGAACGGTACAATTAAGTGAACAGATTCTGATTCAtctccgcaatttcgcgagtttAATGGAATAACACCTCCCTAGGTTTTCACACGCATCGAAGTAGTTTAAATGCGTCCACGCACCTGTAGTAAAGTGCATTTTTCTTGGCGAGACAGTCTCGCGCATAAAATTATTTCGTATATATGACAGTTAGCAACCAATTAACGACAATAACGGTGGAAATCCAATTCACCGCAGCGCGacagaaatgtgtaattttggaAATTTTACAAATACTTCGAATAAATAATAGCCTAATACCGACGTCGCAAGGATGATAACTATGGCACATTGGAACTGGCTTTCTTTATATGACGAAGGATAATTTGAACTTGATCCGCATTACAACGAGACCTGGAAATCGAAAAGCACTGTATGAAGTGCACATAGCCAGGCTGGAATGTACATACCTTAGTGACCAATTTGTAACGGAGAGAATCGTATAAAATGACCGCAGATTGGTAGTTCAGGACAGTAGTTGTAGTCACAAAGGTTTGGTCCCATTTCCTCTAAAAGAAATATCCACTGGCGGCATCTGTCCTGATTCCTCTCCTCTGCCATCGGAGTGACGGACAGGGAAGCAAGAAAATATCCCCACGCAATAAATCAGAGGGATGCAACTGTagtcatatttatatataaacgTGGAATAAAGAGCGAATTCGAATGTGTGGAAAGAAGACGTTATGCCAGGCGCAACGGCCGCCGAACACTCCAGATTTTAAGTAATGCGTGGTGGTGTTCTATGAGGTATTATAAGTGTGGACCAGTGTAGACCACCCCAGCCgactattctctctctctctctctctctctctctctctctctctctctctctctctctctctctctcctctctctctctctctctctctctctctctctctctctctctctctctctctctctctcctctctctctctctctctctctctctctctctctctctctctctctctctctctctctctctctctctctctctctctctctgccgtaGCTACTGTTCATGTAGCATCCAAGCATCCGCAGACAGCGACCGGCGTCTAACCACATTTCGCACTGCTAGGATATTATGCAATTTATCAACATACGACAATAACACATTTCCTGTCGTTTATCACCGATTACTCATGGAGGAAAGGGCAGATGTCcaattttaaaacaacaaactaGGCTTCCGCTTTCTTGTAGGCTACCTGGGCTGATTCCTCCAAGTGTAGATTAAAAGTGATGAAACATCGAATTTAGCATAGCCTATTAGAACTGGTGAATGACATTTTGCATGTCACATAGCCTAGGCCATCACTGCTGGCTATATAATAACGGGAAAATCGATTATATGCATTAAAATAGCTATATAACAATATAGCCTAACACAGGGTGAATTACCTTGCCTTTTTCAAAATTGAAAAACTGCCTCTTGTTGGGGACTTgtgaatataaaaaacaaaaaacgaagcATTTCAAACATCCGAGACGTATGATCCAAGGGAATGGATACTAGTGTAGGTTACCTACACTAGAAGGCAAAGACACACGCTCGCTTTCACGCCTCTAAAAATGCATCAATATTgcttattacttatttatttcgCTGCAAATGATAAGACTATGTTAAATCGGAACAGGTCCCCAGTGGCCTTAATGATGGGTGATTGGAATACCCATTAATCTTCGAGTGCTTTTTATGTTCCATCAAACTAAACTATGCCGTCCAATAATCTAATTCGGTTAAACTATGAAAGCGTCGAGAGTTTCAATCAGAAAGAAACAACAGCGGCACTTGAAAGGGTGCATGGGCCTGACAGTACTTTCAGTTCAGACACTTTAGAGAAGGGTGTGACGTTCGCTCCTTTATCTCCACCACTCCAAATTCCTCTTGCATTTAGCGATAATTATGTCGGCATAATTATTACATTCAGATTATGCATGAGTACCTTTTCCGTTTTAGTAGCCAAAATGGATCGacaaacaaatattatttatttatttatttatttatttatttatttatttatttatttacagggTTGGCTATTCACTGGGTTTTATGAAATTTGCCCAATTATAATAAGCtattatatgaatatttatatttataaaaatatgtgcatgtacagttaaatgcaaaagagtatttacatccatatcaggtgatccatccatccacccattctcttaacccgcttatcctgaacagggtcgcaggggggctggagcctatcccagcatacattgggcgaaaggcaggaatacaggggcggtctgtagtgtagtggttaaggtaaatgactgggacacacaaggttggtggttctaatcccggtgtagccacagatctgcacagccgttgggcccttgagcaaggcccttaaccctgcattgctccaggggaggattgtctcctgcttagtctaatcaactgtatgtcgctctggataagccaaatgccaataatgtaatgtaatgaatacaccctggacaggtcgccagtccatcgcagggcactcacacactcatacctatgagcAATTTAGaccctccaatcagcctaacctgcatgtctttggactgtgggaggaaaccggagtacccggaggaaacccacgcgaacacggacatgcaaactccgcacagagaggccctggccgctaaccactgcaccatccgtgccgcccatatgAGGTGATCCATGTATGAATTACAAGGTggatatttatcatatttagtTCTTTGTTGCAAATCTTTTGCTTTTGATGAATGCTTTAAGTCTgcaacccatagacatcaccaaaTGCGTATGTGCATGCGTATCTTCCTGATGATGCTCTGCAAGGCCTGCActacagccatcttcagttccagTTTGCTTCTGGGttgttttgccttcagtcttgttTTCAGTAAATGAAACGCATATTCTGGCCCTATGCATCCTGCTGTTGCCACTAGCAATGAAAACAAGTGAGCCAGtggctatacacacacatacatgtgtcaGGAATCCATGTTTTTCCATGTTTTGTGCCCTGTTGCTTTCCATAGTTCTGTTAGCTTAGTCATTCATTTCATCTGAGCCCTGTTACCTGATTCCCATTTGCACACCAGTTAATCATTGTCACCTCATTGTCTGTGTACAGATGTCTGCTCATTTGTTCAttccgttgccagattgttatgtgtttatcaCCGCTAACTCTTCAGCGTTATCCTAGAACCTGAACTGAGTTTAGACCCGTTCTCTACTGTTGTTTCTTGGTTCTTGGTTTTCTCCCTGTCCCTGGATTTTTGCTGTTAGTGACTTCGGACAGAACTGTTCTTGGATATCCCTCAGTTTTGTTGTCCTATTGGACTACCCTTCTGTTCCCGAACTTTGTCTGTGACCGTGACTCTGTATTGGAATACCTCTTACACCCCTGTTCACTGGTGATTGTGATTTAAGATTAACTTAAACTGATTGTGTAAGTTTTCTATTGACCTTTCTCGGaaatgtgtcacgtttcaggtctgtctcgccatgttttatgtttattcattttgtcttagtcttgtattgtcttatcatgtattatgttagtctaggttcgtcatgttgtttagtttatttcttgttacgatttattttctcgtcatgtctagttatgtttcgttacgattatattaccttgttatgttgaatggttatcgtcttagtttcgttttgtgttatgttttgatttatgtttattgttacgtagactggctactgtttaaacatacacttttacatgtctttccgcaaaccttgcgttccgccttttctctctctctctttctgtcattcactccctaattgtttccatttgtctatttactaaaactactaacgctagatcaggattgggtagaaactaacaaactaatcatgtgttcatgttaccttacgtttctcgtgcatgtcatttactaatttactaatgctagggcaggataggtttattactaacgattactaatcaccttgttaaacttgtcatccatcgcacctgttttccatttccttgctacgctctaactaattgtctacacctgtctacatctgcatttatatcccagtcgcactactgttcactgcgaaattgtctgcctctacttctactacgcaactcttgagcattatttactgtttgattacacgttacgatccaagcctgttaccgaccattgtccattgatttctgttttgttgtccactgtttgtttttgaccacgtcctcgcctaccgttttgtacttttgcttcgctgattgtttcatggtttcgactcccgcttcgcccacgactacgcctctgcctgccgtccgcctgttcatctgccccgctgacagctctcctgctaccggaccccctgcacgcctaccgactacgagttcgcctcttccctcggcaccgtgctttttgtttgtttgttatttgtttggctggatcttcgtgtatggactttgcttgttttgactacgctcctgggattcgtcccgaataaagccctaacgggactttatttaaccattgtttctgagtcgtgcattttgggtccaacccccatgcacccgtctcaaaatggcaaataaccttttattaaacttttattttacaaactaTTTCAGGAACAGTGCCTTCTGAAGTAATACGTGTTTGCTAGTGGATGTAATAcatcatattttattatattattacaagTATATATGATTAGATTCAACTGAAAATTATGCCTAACATATTCATAGACAATTACATTGCAGAGCCTCTGTACACTTTAGGATCATAATGTTAAATTGCTGGTACAGGATGTGAATAGCATGGTAGTGCTACATGACTAGATTTTCTTTGACATCTGTTTTCTGAAATTCACTAttacaaaataaagtaaaatattgcaTCATATTGCTGTGTTctcataaataaagaaaacaaacatataaGGTTagagtaaattaaataatattgcaTTGCTGTATTCTCATAAATGATTCAAATTAAGTAACATCGTTTTAACGTCATGAGTTCTCTCCTTTATATTTCATAAAGCACCATTTATTGCTTTTAGCTCTTTCCCCTTTCCTTTCAGTATTTCATTTGCCAAAAGTATTTTCTGAATATGAACTTTCACAACCTCAATATAGCCAGCTTTTACTAACCTCAGTAAAGGCACCCCTCcgacagtggcttcagaaattattcagaccccttcactttttccacactttatgtgttgtagattacattttaaattgataaaattgccatgtctggccatcaatctacactcaggAACCCATAATGAAGTgcaaaca is part of the Conger conger chromosome 15, fConCon1.1, whole genome shotgun sequence genome and encodes:
- the LOC133111948 gene encoding carbohydrate sulfotransferase 1-like, which gives rise to MNCSWKAVILLALASIAIQYTAIRTLTGKPFQLCPVPSPMNCSVGADTEPFDRTCDEGPSFPYNASRKTHILILATTRSGSSFVGQLFNQHSDVFYLFEPLYHVQTTLVPRLSHSRNVAERRVMLGASRDLLRSLCDCDLYFLESYIKPQPVNHTTDKLFRRGASKALCSPPVCDAFGPAEVNIEEGDCVKKCASLNMTLAVDSCRERRYIALKTVRVPEIGDLRVLVEDPRLNLKIIQLVRDPRGILSSRMETFRDAFRLWRIWRATGRKPYNLDLSQLKVVCEDFLNSVSTGLSRPHWLKGKYMLVRYEDVARNPLQKTKDIFEFLGMSLDQNVVKWIKRNTRGSKELSAKHKYGTVRDSAANAESWRLKLSFEIVDYTQNVCQQVLHQLGYKAVNSSEELKNMSLTLIEDRTFVPFL